The following is a genomic window from Micromonospora cathayae.
GCAGGCCCAGCAGCAGCGCGCCGGCCGCGCAGCAGACCAGCAGCCGGACGTTGAGCCAGAGCCCGGTCAGCACCGTGGGTAGGGCGTCCCGGGCGATCGCCGGGTCCAGGAAGGACGCGCGGACCCGCTCCCAGCCGGGTGCGCCGGTCACCGCGACGACCAGCAGCGTGCCGAGCGCCGCCGTGGAGGAGGCGGCGACCAGCACGCTCTGGATCGTCTGCCGGCGGCGGTACGCGGCCCGCTGCCGCTGTACCGCCGAGGGGGTGTGGCCGAGCGTGGTCACGTCAGCTCGGGTGCCCCGGCCACCTGGGCGAGCCACCGCTGCTCCAGGGCCTTCAGGGTGCCGGCCCGCTCGAGCGCGCCGACCGCCTGGCTGACACAACCGGTCAGCGGGGACCCCTTGTCCAGCAGCAGTCCGAACGTTTCGGGCGTGCCGACCTGCGGCACCTGCCCGACGATGACCGCCTCGGGGATCTCCGCGCCGGTGATGTAGAACGCGGTGGGCAGGTCCACGACCAGCCCGTCGAGCTGCCCGTTCTGCAGGGCCTTCTTGGCGTCGTCGTTGCTGTTGTAGACCTGCGGCTGCCCGGTCGGCTTGATCACGTCGGTGATCGCCTGGTAGCTGGTGGTGCCCACCTGCGCGCCGAGTTTGGCGTTCCGCAGGTCGGCCAGGGACGTCTTTCCGGCGATCTTCGAGGTCTTCAGCGCGATGACGGTCTGCCGGACGAAGTAGTACGGGGCGGAGAAGTCCACCGCCTGCTTGCGTTCCTCGGTGATCGAGAACTGGTTGATGTCGAAGTCGAACTCCTTCGGGCCGGGCGCGATGGCGCTGTCGAACTTGACCCGGGTCCAGGTCACGTCGCCGCGGGCGAACCCGAGCTGTTCGGCCACCGCGTACGCCACGGCGGCCTCGAAGCCTTCGCCGCTGTCCGGCTTGTTCTCCCGGAACCACGGCTCGTAGGCGGGTTCGTCGGTGGCGATGGTGAGCCGGCCCGGGGTCCGGGTGGGCAGGGTGTCCTTGGTGCAGGCGGCGGCGCTGCCGCTGGCGGCGGGGGCGGGGGTGGCGTCGTCCTGCGGGGCGCAGCCGGCCACCGCCGCCAGCAGGACCCCGGCGCAGGTGAGCACGACGGTACGTGGAGTGAGCATGCCGCACAGCGTAGGGCCATCCCGGGCGCACCCCGACCGGTGCCCCACCATTCCGGTAGGGAATCGATGCCGTTCCGTTGCCCGGACCGGCCCGGACCCGGCGCTCGGTGCCCCCGTGGCCGCTGCAAGAATCACGTTCCGTGAAGACGTTCGAGGAGTTGTTCGCCGAGCTGCAGGCCAAGGCCGCCGCCGGCACCCCGGGCTCGGGCACGGTCGCCGCGCTGGA
Proteins encoded in this region:
- a CDS encoding ABC transporter substrate-binding protein; the protein is MLTPRTVVLTCAGVLLAAVAGCAPQDDATPAPAASGSAAACTKDTLPTRTPGRLTIATDEPAYEPWFRENKPDSGEGFEAAVAYAVAEQLGFARGDVTWTRVKFDSAIAPGPKEFDFDINQFSITEERKQAVDFSAPYYFVRQTVIALKTSKIAGKTSLADLRNAKLGAQVGTTSYQAITDVIKPTGQPQVYNSNDDAKKALQNGQLDGLVVDLPTAFYITGAEIPEAVIVGQVPQVGTPETFGLLLDKGSPLTGCVSQAVGALERAGTLKALEQRWLAQVAGAPELT